Proteins encoded in a region of the Haloarchaeobius salinus genome:
- a CDS encoding secondary thiamine-phosphate synthase enzyme YjbQ yields MHREQFTVETDERLTTVDVTDRVHAAIPDEATGLCTVATGHTTAGVVVQEGEPRLREDIETFLADLVADDGWRHDGIDDNADSHLRATVVGRDVTTPVEGGEPELGTWGSVLLVDCDGPRRRTVEVCVVEG; encoded by the coding sequence ATGCACAGGGAGCAGTTCACCGTCGAGACCGACGAGCGCCTGACCACCGTCGACGTGACCGACCGGGTCCACGCCGCGATCCCCGACGAGGCGACCGGGCTCTGTACGGTCGCGACCGGGCACACGACTGCCGGCGTCGTCGTCCAGGAGGGCGAGCCACGGCTCCGTGAGGACATCGAGACGTTCCTCGCCGACCTGGTCGCCGACGACGGCTGGCGGCACGACGGGATCGACGACAACGCCGACTCGCACCTCCGGGCGACCGTCGTGGGGCGGGACGTCACCACGCCCGTCGAGGGTGGCGAACCCGAACTCGGCACGTGGGGGTCGGTGCTGCTCGTCGACTGCGACGGCCCGCGACGGCGGACCGTCGAGGTGTGTGTTGTCGAGGGGTGA
- a CDS encoding glycerophosphodiester phosphodiesterase translates to MRLIAHRGFADEAPENTLAALEHAAESGADVMELDVRRCASGEVVVHHDETVDRVTDGTGRVADLTREELAALDVLGSGEGVPTLAAVLDAVPDDLALNVECKEVDVAAEVADALAAHDGDAMLSSFERDALAEARAAAPSVPTAFLTDSLRNRPVTTAVELDCDYVHPHYFLPLLSKLVPRAHDAGIEVNVWTVHSPAIVRLLGLRGVDGIVSDRSGVLAR, encoded by the coding sequence GTGCGACTCATCGCCCATCGCGGGTTCGCCGACGAGGCCCCCGAGAACACGCTGGCCGCGCTCGAACACGCCGCCGAGAGCGGTGCCGACGTGATGGAGCTCGACGTGCGACGGTGTGCCAGCGGCGAGGTCGTCGTCCACCACGACGAGACGGTCGACCGCGTCACCGACGGGACGGGTCGCGTCGCGGACCTCACTCGCGAGGAGCTCGCCGCACTCGACGTGCTCGGCTCCGGCGAGGGCGTGCCGACGCTCGCGGCAGTCCTCGACGCAGTCCCCGACGACCTCGCGCTCAACGTCGAGTGCAAGGAGGTCGACGTCGCCGCCGAGGTCGCCGACGCGCTGGCGGCTCACGACGGGGACGCGATGCTCTCCTCGTTCGAGCGGGACGCGCTCGCCGAGGCACGCGCCGCCGCGCCGTCGGTACCGACGGCCTTCCTCACCGACAGCCTCCGGAACCGGCCCGTGACGACGGCGGTCGAGCTGGACTGCGACTACGTCCACCCCCACTACTTCCTCCCGCTGCTCTCGAAGCTCGTCCCCCGGGCACACGACGCCGGTATCGAGGTGAACGTCTGGACGGTCCACTCGCCGGCCATCGTCCGCCTGCTCGGCCTCCGGGGCGTCGACGGCATCGTCAGCGACCGCAGCGGCGTGCTCGCTCGGTAG
- a CDS encoding endonuclease/exonuclease/phosphatase family protein — protein sequence MTELSGRSTTLRALVVAAVVVVALAAFEQAVSRLYLLNFSTAGPNASAALAVLLVSAPVVGVAGRLGDRRRARFLAVGALAVPVLLAVALSGSPVVAAVAASAVGAVTLLLLVAVLVRHPTVVTPGAALGLLVVVLLRSLLDGASLSATTTGRVVLFGLALVVAVGGLALVRRFDTAASLGADVGPLALFLFVEAAFLGAPGVVATWGLTSPATATVAAAVGLALAGGVVALRGPPARVTVPVLAGGFLLAVSDLLWVGLTAGAALGVAQACAVGLLARAVADARASPWRWRPATVWQLSAVVLLFLFVSSLNWAYMPAPLDSLTHGRSGLFLLVLCATVPAAVGLTVRGARGTDGSGTGAGRVDHELPAVDDDRRTALLAVGGAVAGVGSVALPDRRGTARVGARPLTVATYNVHQFLAPDGDYNLEAVASVLRETDAGIVGLQESEGNRLTSGNVDGVRWLAAELGYHYDYGAPTSAASYGVALLSAWPIRESEVVSLPTHDSPRRLAMRSVVETPVGDVPVVCTHFQTRQGGDPDAVAVQGEAAGRVVALADEDPRTVLLGDCNVTPGDPAYRVLSGSFTDAWVAADSRSPPDGGTYPADGPVERIDHVWTGDAWSVRSASVHGGWDTSDHRAVAAVLEYPDQSV from the coding sequence ATGACGGAGCTGTCCGGACGGTCGACCACGCTCCGTGCGCTCGTCGTCGCCGCGGTCGTGGTCGTCGCCCTCGCGGCGTTCGAGCAGGCGGTCTCGCGGCTCTACCTGCTGAACTTCAGTACGGCCGGCCCCAACGCGAGCGCGGCGCTCGCCGTGCTCCTCGTGAGTGCTCCGGTCGTCGGAGTCGCCGGCCGGCTCGGCGACCGGCGACGTGCACGGTTCCTGGCCGTCGGTGCACTCGCCGTCCCAGTCCTGCTCGCGGTCGCGCTGTCCGGGTCGCCGGTCGTCGCCGCCGTCGCGGCCAGCGCGGTCGGTGCCGTCACGCTCCTGTTGCTCGTCGCCGTGCTCGTCCGCCACCCGACCGTGGTGACCCCCGGTGCGGCCCTCGGCCTGCTCGTGGTCGTCCTTCTCCGGTCGCTGCTCGACGGCGCATCGCTCTCCGCGACGACGACCGGTCGCGTGGTGCTGTTCGGGCTCGCACTCGTCGTCGCTGTCGGCGGGCTCGCCCTCGTACGCCGGTTCGACACGGCCGCCTCGCTCGGTGCGGACGTGGGCCCGCTCGCGCTGTTCCTGTTCGTCGAGGCGGCGTTCCTCGGCGCACCCGGCGTGGTCGCGACGTGGGGGCTGACGAGTCCGGCGACGGCGACCGTCGCCGCGGCCGTCGGGCTCGCCCTCGCCGGCGGGGTCGTCGCGCTCCGTGGGCCGCCGGCACGCGTGACGGTCCCGGTGCTCGCCGGCGGGTTCCTCCTCGCCGTCTCGGACCTGCTCTGGGTCGGCCTGACGGCTGGAGCCGCACTCGGCGTCGCCCAGGCGTGTGCCGTCGGCCTGCTCGCGCGTGCCGTCGCGGACGCTCGGGCGTCGCCCTGGCGCTGGCGGCCGGCGACCGTGTGGCAGCTGTCCGCCGTCGTCCTGCTGTTCCTGTTCGTCTCGTCGCTGAACTGGGCGTACATGCCAGCGCCGCTGGACTCGTTGACGCACGGACGGAGCGGGCTGTTCCTCCTCGTGCTCTGTGCCACGGTGCCGGCGGCTGTCGGCCTCACGGTGAGGGGCGCACGGGGGACCGACGGGTCCGGCACCGGCGCTGGCCGCGTCGACCACGAACTCCCGGCCGTCGACGACGACCGGCGGACCGCGCTGTTGGCCGTCGGCGGCGCGGTGGCGGGCGTCGGCTCCGTCGCGCTCCCCGACCGGCGTGGCACGGCACGCGTCGGGGCCCGCCCGCTGACGGTCGCGACGTACAACGTCCACCAGTTCCTCGCACCCGACGGCGACTACAACCTCGAAGCCGTCGCCAGCGTGCTCCGGGAGACCGACGCCGGTATCGTCGGCCTGCAGGAGTCCGAGGGCAACCGTCTCACCTCGGGGAACGTCGACGGCGTGCGCTGGCTGGCGGCCGAACTCGGCTACCACTACGACTACGGCGCGCCGACCAGCGCCGCGAGCTACGGGGTCGCCCTCCTGTCGGCCTGGCCGATCCGCGAGAGCGAGGTCGTCTCGCTGCCGACGCACGACTCGCCCCGTCGGCTGGCGATGCGGTCGGTCGTCGAGACGCCGGTCGGCGACGTGCCCGTCGTCTGCACGCACTTCCAGACCCGGCAGGGCGGCGACCCCGACGCCGTCGCGGTCCAGGGCGAGGCGGCCGGGCGGGTCGTGGCACTGGCGGACGAGGACCCGCGGACCGTGCTCCTCGGCGACTGCAACGTGACCCCCGGCGACCCGGCGTACCGGGTGCTCTCGGGGTCGTTCACGGACGCATGGGTGGCCGCGGACTCGCGTTCGCCACCCGACGGTGGCACCTATCCGGCCGACGGCCCCGTCGAGCGCATCGACCACGTCTGGACGGGCGACGCGTGGTCGGTCCGGTCGGCGAGCGTCCACGGCGGCTGGGACACGTCGGACCACCGGGCCGTGGCGGCGGTACTTGAATACCCCGACCAGTCCGTCTGA
- a CDS encoding mandelate racemase/muconate lactonizing enzyme family protein has translation MQITGVTQHHLSHQLDGHFEPTWIPGYPQSSHEVELFEVETDGGITGLCASPSFAGGLSYETPLSLFLTGEDPHDVDAVRRKLESIDLIGPRPWHLELALWDIVGKDAGKPVYELLGGSDEPIPCYASTGEVQDADERIDYVQERVDEGFQAVKLRVATKEDVEIVRAVRESFPDLPLMVDANKGWAVRVMAEEETWRYKDALSVARELEDIGGIEWFEEPLPRHDYEGYARLREATDVPIAGGEFNDRPGELYRFLDHDALDVLQPDVALATGIRAGVSIAEAAAEQGVAFVPHTWTNGIGFAANLHVMAAAGSPWCEFPIEPPWTPEARDFLLEETIHHEDGYVTPPDGPGLGVELDGGVLG, from the coding sequence ATGCAGATCACCGGCGTCACCCAGCACCACCTCAGCCACCAGCTCGACGGCCACTTCGAGCCGACGTGGATCCCGGGCTACCCGCAGTCCAGCCACGAGGTGGAGCTGTTCGAGGTCGAGACCGACGGGGGAATCACCGGGCTCTGTGCCAGCCCGAGCTTCGCGGGCGGGCTCTCCTACGAGACGCCGCTCTCGCTGTTCCTGACCGGCGAGGACCCACACGACGTGGACGCCGTCCGCAGGAAGCTCGAGAGCATCGACCTCATCGGACCGCGACCCTGGCACCTCGAGCTGGCGCTCTGGGACATCGTCGGAAAGGACGCCGGCAAACCGGTGTACGAGCTCCTCGGCGGGAGCGACGAGCCAATCCCGTGCTACGCGAGCACCGGCGAGGTGCAGGACGCCGACGAGCGCATCGACTACGTGCAGGAGCGCGTCGACGAGGGGTTCCAGGCGGTCAAGCTCCGCGTCGCCACGAAGGAGGACGTCGAGATCGTCCGCGCGGTCCGCGAGTCGTTCCCCGACCTGCCGCTGATGGTCGACGCGAACAAGGGCTGGGCGGTCCGCGTGATGGCCGAGGAGGAGACCTGGCGCTACAAGGACGCGCTCTCGGTCGCCCGCGAGCTGGAGGACATCGGCGGCATCGAGTGGTTCGAGGAGCCCCTGCCCCGACACGACTACGAGGGCTACGCCCGGCTCCGCGAGGCGACGGACGTCCCCATCGCAGGCGGCGAGTTCAACGACCGACCCGGCGAGCTGTACCGGTTCCTCGACCACGACGCGCTCGACGTGCTCCAGCCCGACGTCGCGCTCGCGACGGGTATCCGGGCTGGCGTGAGCATCGCCGAGGCCGCCGCCGAGCAGGGTGTCGCGTTCGTGCCACACACGTGGACGAACGGCATCGGCTTCGCGGCGAACCTGCACGTGATGGCCGCCGCGGGCTCGCCCTGGTGCGAGTTCCCCATCGAGCCGCCGTGGACGCCCGAGGCGCGTGACTTCCTCCTCGAAGAGACGATCCACCACGAGGACGGCTACGTGACGCCCCCGGACGGACCCGGCCTCGGCGTCGAACTCGACGGGGGTGTCCTCGGATGA